One Planctomycetia bacterium genomic region harbors:
- the fabH gene encoding 3-oxoacyl-[acyl-carrier-protein] synthase 3, whose translation MPRPSRFGRAVGFRLVGIGSAVPPQVVTNADLARLGCDPEWIVARSGIHERRHAAPDVATSDLAAAAGRGAIEQAGAAAADVDLLILGTFTPDMSIPSTACIVQEKLGLDAPAMDVTAACAGFAYALVTAANFLAAGTSRRPLVIGADTNSRIVDPEDVKTWPLFGDGAGAVLLEPAGADATGRERGLLAYALGSDGRGAGLLHCPMSGSRQPVTVAGISRREQFLKMDGRAVFKWAIRLAEENIRAVVDRAGVSLEHVDMFFLHQANARIVDGVREAIGLAPEKVFMNLDRYGNTSSGSIPLAMDEAWRSGLIGPGSTVVVCGFGGGLAWGTALWRL comes from the coding sequence ATGCCGCGGCCGTCTCGATTCGGCCGCGCCGTGGGATTTCGCCTGGTCGGCATCGGGTCGGCCGTTCCGCCGCAGGTGGTGACCAACGCCGATCTGGCCCGGCTCGGCTGCGACCCGGAATGGATCGTGGCCCGGTCCGGGATCCACGAACGGCGGCATGCGGCCCCGGACGTGGCGACGAGCGACCTGGCGGCCGCGGCGGGCCGGGGGGCGATCGAGCAGGCCGGAGCGGCGGCGGCCGACGTCGACCTGCTCATCCTCGGCACGTTCACGCCCGACATGTCGATCCCGTCCACGGCCTGCATCGTGCAGGAGAAGCTCGGCCTCGACGCTCCGGCGATGGATGTGACTGCCGCCTGTGCCGGCTTCGCCTACGCGCTCGTCACGGCGGCCAACTTTCTCGCCGCTGGCACGAGCCGCCGGCCGCTGGTGATCGGAGCCGACACCAACTCGCGGATTGTCGATCCGGAGGACGTCAAGACCTGGCCGCTGTTCGGCGACGGCGCCGGCGCGGTGCTGCTCGAGCCGGCTGGGGCGGATGCCACGGGGCGGGAGCGGGGCCTGCTCGCGTATGCGCTCGGCTCCGACGGCCGCGGTGCGGGCCTGCTTCACTGCCCGATGAGCGGTTCCCGGCAGCCGGTGACCGTGGCGGGCATCTCCCGACGCGAGCAGTTTCTGAAGATGGACGGCCGGGCAGTGTTCAAGTGGGCGATCCGTCTCGCAGAGGAGAACATCCGCGCGGTCGTCGACCGGGCGGGCGTTTCGCTCGAGCACGTCGACATGTTCTTCCTGCACCAGGCCAACGCCCGGATCGTCGACGGCGTGCGGGAGGCGATCGGCCTGGCGCCGGAGAAGGTGTTCATGAACCTCGACCGCTACGGCAACACGTCGAGTGGCTCGATCCCGCTGGCCATGGACGAGGCCTGGCGCAGCGGCCTGATCGGGCCCGGCAGCACGGTCGTGGTCTGCGGATTCGGCGGCGGGCTCGCCTGGGGGACCGCCCTGTGGAGATTGTGA
- a CDS encoding peptidase: MSDGETATTRRLPARSEVPVGDTWDLASLFAGDTEWESALAAWEKLIPGFAPFAGTLGSSAERLAECLAYDLAVDRAGDRIGTYAHLRASEDQAAPEAQRMAGRFQHVATRAGEAASFIRPEIMTIPPAALAAWVELPVLAPYRLLIERLVRTRAHTLSEPEERLLAMQGTFAGTAGKVFRQLTDADLKFGSIATGKGETVELSNATFTTLLHDTVPAVRRDAFHQFYAQYEAHANTLAATLSGSVERDVYSARVRNYPTAAEAALFQDNVPLAVYDQLTAAVRAHLPTVHRYYDLRRRILGLDEIHHYDCYVPLVPELEQRYTWDEAVAVVVESLAPLGGDYCRRLEQGLRGRWCDRYPNAGKQSGAFSSGTYDSDPYILMNFQPEVIEHVFTLAHEAGHSMHTRYSAEAQPYQYSGYTIFVAEVASTFNEQLLARLLLRRAESPQARAAILSREIDSIRATIVRQTMFAEFERRSHASAEAGEPLTLERLRGLYRELLDAYFGPRFIVDPQLELECLRIPHFYNAFYVYKYATGLAAAITLATKVADGEPGALDAYLGFLRGGSSKWPLDLLRDAGVDLERPEPVAIALTRFGALVDELGTLL; encoded by the coding sequence ATGAGCGACGGCGAGACGGCGACGACGAGGAGACTGCCCGCCCGCAGCGAGGTGCCGGTCGGCGACACCTGGGACCTGGCGAGCCTGTTCGCCGGCGATACAGAGTGGGAATCCGCCCTCGCGGCATGGGAAAAGCTGATACCCGGCTTCGCCCCCTTTGCCGGCACGCTCGGCTCGTCGGCCGAACGGCTCGCCGAATGCCTGGCCTACGACCTCGCCGTCGATCGTGCGGGGGACCGGATCGGCACCTACGCCCACCTCCGGGCCAGCGAGGACCAGGCCGCCCCCGAGGCGCAGCGGATGGCGGGCCGGTTCCAGCACGTCGCCACGCGGGCCGGCGAGGCGGCAAGCTTCATCCGGCCCGAGATCATGACGATCCCGCCGGCCGCGCTCGCCGCCTGGGTGGAACTGCCGGTGCTCGCCCCCTACCGGCTGCTCATCGAGCGGCTCGTCCGCACCCGGGCCCACACGCTCTCCGAGCCGGAGGAGCGGCTGCTGGCGATGCAGGGGACGTTCGCCGGCACGGCGGGCAAGGTGTTTCGCCAGCTCACCGACGCCGACCTGAAGTTCGGCAGCATCGCCACGGGGAAGGGGGAGACGGTCGAGCTCTCCAACGCCACGTTCACGACGCTTCTCCACGACACGGTGCCGGCCGTGCGCCGGGACGCGTTCCACCAGTTTTACGCCCAGTACGAGGCCCATGCCAACACGCTGGCCGCCACGCTTTCGGGCTCCGTCGAGCGCGACGTCTACTCCGCCCGGGTGCGAAACTACCCCACCGCCGCCGAGGCGGCGCTGTTCCAGGACAACGTGCCGCTGGCGGTCTACGACCAGCTCACCGCGGCCGTCCGCGCCCACCTGCCGACGGTGCACCGCTACTACGACCTGCGGCGGCGGATCCTCGGCCTCGATGAGATCCACCACTACGACTGCTACGTGCCCCTCGTACCGGAGCTCGAGCAGCGGTACACCTGGGACGAGGCGGTGGCCGTGGTGGTCGAGTCGCTGGCGCCGCTCGGCGGCGACTACTGCCGGAGGCTGGAGCAGGGGCTCCGCGGCCGGTGGTGCGACCGCTATCCGAACGCCGGCAAGCAGTCGGGGGCGTTCAGCTCCGGCACCTACGATTCCGACCCCTACATCCTCATGAACTTCCAGCCGGAGGTGATTGAGCACGTCTTTACCCTGGCCCACGAGGCGGGGCATTCGATGCACACCCGCTACTCGGCCGAGGCGCAGCCCTACCAGTATTCGGGCTATACGATCTTCGTGGCCGAGGTGGCGAGCACGTTCAACGAGCAATTGCTCGCCCGGCTCTTGCTGCGGCGGGCCGAGTCGCCCCAGGCCCGGGCGGCGATCCTTTCCCGCGAGATCGATTCGATCCGGGCGACGATCGTCCGGCAGACGATGTTCGCGGAGTTCGAGCGGCGCAGCCACGCCTCGGCGGAGGCGGGGGAGCCGCTGACTCTGGAGCGGCTCCGCGGCCTGTATCGCGAGCTGCTCGACGCCTACTTTGGCCCCCGGTTCATCGTCGATCCGCAACTGGAGCTCGAGTGCCTGCGGATTCCGCACTTTTACAACGCGTTCTACGTCTACAAGTACGCCACGGGACTAGCGGCTGCGATCACGCTGGCGACGAAGGTGGCGGACGGCGAACCTGGCGCCCTCGACGCCTACCTCGGCTTCCTGCGCGGCGGCTCGTCGAAGTGGCCGCTCGACCTGCTCCGCGATGCGGGCGTGGATCTGGAGCGGCC